In Leptotrichia buccalis C-1013-b, the genomic window AATTATCTTAAAGAGTACCCTCATACTGAATTAAGAGCAGATGGAGAATTTGTAGGATTGCCTGAAGGACAGTTTGGAAATTCGGAAGTTGGGCATACAAATATTGGTGCAGGAAGAGTAGTTTACCAAATGCTGCCAAAAATTTCAAAAGCTATTAAAGAAGGTACAATTTTAGAAAATAAAGTATTATCAGATATTATGGAAACTACAAAAGCGAACGGAAAGGCTTTACATATTACAGGATTAACTTCTGACGGTGGAGTTCATTGCCACATTGAACATTTAATTGGATTAGTTGATATGGCTAAGAAAAAAGGATTGACAGAAGTTTATGTTCATGCGATTATGGATGGAAGGGATACGGCTCCTGAAAGTGGAGTAGAATACTTGGCACAATTACAAAAAGCATTGGATGAACTTGGTGTAGGAAAAATCGCTACAGTTGTTGGAAGATATTATGCAATGGATAGAGATAACAACTGGGACAGAGTGGAACTTGCCTACGATGCCTTGACTTCTGGAGAAGGAAACTTAGCGGCTACAGCTGATGAAGCAATTAGAAACTCTTATGCAGATGGAGTTACAGATGAATTTGTAAAACCTGTAAAAGTTGGTGCAAAAGACAATGGATTGATTAAAGATGGAGACGGTGTAATTTTTGCAAACTTTAGACCTGATAGAGCTAGACAATTGACTAGAACTTTTGTTGATCCTGAGTTTAAAGGATTTGAAAGAAAAGTTTATCCTAAAGTAAACTTTGTTACAATGGCTCAATATGACGCTACATTTAGCTCACCTGTGGCATATCCGCCTGAAACAATCATAAACGGATTTGGGGAAATTGTATCAAAAGCTGGATTAATTCAAGTAAGAACTGCAGAAACTGAAAAATATGCACACGTTACATTCTTCTTCAACGGTGGAAAAGAAGAACCATATCCAGGAGAAATCAGATTGCTTTCTGATTCACCAAAAGTTGCAACTTATGATTTACAGCCTGAAATGAGTGCTTACAAAGTTAAGGAAAGATTACTTGAAGAATTAAATACTGGAAAAGTTGATACTGTTGTATTGAACTTTGCAAATCCTGACATGGTTGGGCATACTGGAAATGTAGATGCTGTTATTCAGGCTTGTCAAGCGGTAGATAACTGTACTGGACAAATTGTAAGAAAAGTATTGGAACTAGACGGTGCAGTATTAATTACTGCGGATCATGGAAATGCTGACTTATTAGTAAATCCTGAAACTGGAGAACCTCATACAGCTCATACTGTAAACCCTGTTCCTTTCATTTTCATCACAAACGACATGAAAGATGCAAAATTGAGAACAGATGGAAAATTGGCTGATATTACTCCAACAATGCTAGATTTACTAGGATTGGAAAAACCAGCTGAAATGGATGGAAGCACATTAATTATTAAATAATTATGATATTCATTTTAAATAAAAAAGATAATTGGTTAATTTTAACAAAAAAAATAAAACTATTGAAAAAATCTCTCTAAAATTTAAATTAGGGAGATTTTTTTGTTGTAAAGAAAATAAAAAAATGTTATAATAATACGAAAAAAAATAAACAGCATAGTTATAGAAGTCAATCAGTTTAAAATTATCATAATATAATAGTTCTTAATAAATATTTAAACTATATTGCTCAAAACGAATTAAACTAGAATATTAAATAAATTTGAGAATATTATGAAAAGGGAATAAAAATTTTAAACACGATTGACTATAATTATGAAAAACAAAAAAATTGTAACAATTACAGAGTAATAAAGAAAATAAAAATGAAAATTATTGATTTCAAAGTTAAAATTTAAATAACTTTATAATAAAAAAAAGAAAAAGGAGAAAAAATGAGTAACAATTTAAAACAGGCGAAAAAAGATTTAAAGGCTTTTGCTAAAAGAGCGAAAAATGTAAAATACACGGAATCATTACTATTTTCGTACTTAATAACAGGAATGATAACATTTTCAATTGGTATCAATACATCTTCGGATGTACTTTATGAGCGTATGAACAAAGAACTCGTAATGTCAGCAGAAAAAACACGTACTGCAATTAAGAAAAAGAAAAAAGCAAATAAAGAATCAATAGAAGACTTGAATTTGGAATTAATTCAATTAATGGAACAGGGAGACCAAGTTATAAAATCAAAATGGGATTCATGGCAATTTGGTTCAAATACATTTGCATCGAGAAACAATGGAGCTTACAAAGGAAGAGGGGATAAGGCTTCAAAATACCCTTTTGTAGGAGTTTATAACCGTGGAAACTGGGGAGAAACAGCAGCTTTGTCAAATAGAAGAAGAGTTCTAAATCCAACAATTAATTCGTCATCTGTAGGTTCAACATCTTACGGATTGGCTTCATTGTTGCATGTGCAAGAGCCTGAAGTAGAAATCCAAATAATGGCAAATGTACGTCCAAAATCTGTTTTAAAAGAAGAAATAACAATTACCCCACAAATTGATATGCCAAGAGAAGTGGTAAGACCAGCGATTAATTTAGGTGTAACTACGCCAATAGCAGCACCAACAATATTGCTACCAACATTAAATCCTGTAGCAATAGAAGTTGCAAAAATTGATGAGCCGGGCGCACCTTCAAAAGTTGATCCAATAAATATTACAATGAAGCTGGATGCACCACAAATAACTTTGAAAATTACACCGCCATCATTAACTATGGCGATTAGCGCACCAGAAGCTGAAGTAAATACGATAACGATTACACCTCCAGGGGTTTCGGAAGTTAGTACGATTACTGTGAATAAGCCAGCTGCACCGAGCGTTACACCACCTAGTCCAACAGTGAATCCAATAGTTTTTAGTATTCCAAACTTGAAACCTTATGGAAATAATCAATATCAATCAAGAAATCAAAATAAAAATTTAGAGGCAAAAATTTATACTTTATCTGTTCAAGATGATCCACAAAGAGGAGATGCTTCAATTGTTGAATATATAACTAATACTGGCGAATTTACTGCTCCAAGTGGAACTGTTATGAATGTTGATGTAAAACGACGAAGAGCAGTAACATTAGATCCTGGACTTCCTACAAAGCAAAAACCTGGAATAGAAGAATGGGGCGGAATTGACGATCCAAACTATTCTTTCGAAAATTTTGGAAGGATTAATTTAATAGTAGAAGATACAGCAGGTATAGAAGTTCAACCGGATACTCATAAAGGAAATTTAAAAGTTAAGGGTATAAACAGCGGAATTATTGAAGGAAAAGCTGACAAACAAGCTGCAATGTTATTCACATCTGAAAATTCTACTTCTAAAAATGAACATACATTGATAAATAAAGGGAATATTATTATGGGAGGTAAGAATTCAGTAGGATTTGCGACTAGTGATTTTATTGTTGAGAACAATAATAAGGCAAGTTGGCATATGATTGCAAAAAATGAAGGAATTATTGATTTAAATAATGAAAAAAATCATGGAATGGTAGTTGCTAAAACTCAAATTCCAATAGGTAGTAATTCTAGTTTTGAAAATAGCGGGACAATTAACGTGAATGGGAAAGAATCTGGTGGAATTACCTTGTTAGATAAGATACCGACTGCCACAAATACTGGTACTATTAATATAACAGGAAAAAATTCTTTTGGGCTTTATTCTGAAGTGGATTCAAAGATAAAAAATGCTGGAAATATAAATATTAAAGATGGCGCTACAGGAAGTATGGGAATTAGAGTTGGAAGCACCACAGCAACTAATATGTCTAATGAAGGTGGAACTATTACTATTAGCAGTAAAGATGGTAATAATATGGGGGTTTATTCAGAAGATGCGCCATTTGATAATAAAGGTGCTATTAAAGTTGAAGGAAAGAATGGAAATATTGGAATGTACTTCAACGGAACAACTGGAGGAACAAATAAGAATCAAGGGGCAATTACTGTTACTGGGGAAAATGGTTATGGTGTAATGCTTAATAATGGTTCAATATTTGAGAATCATGATTCAATAAAAGCAACAGGAACTGATGCAATGGGAATGTACATGAAAAATTCAACTGCCACAAACAAACAAAACAAAACTATTTCAAGTACAAAACACCATGCAGTAGTTCAAGATGGAGGAACATTTACGAATGAAGGAACTGTTTCTACTGAGGCAGGTGGAAAAGTTGCCTTATATTCTGAAAACGGAACATTTACAAATACAACAGATGGAGTAATATCGGCTAAAAATGGTGGAATTGCTATGTTTGTAAAGGATTCTACGGGAACTGTTGCAGGAAAAATTAATGTTGGAGACTCTGCAAATGGAAATACTGGAATTGGTGTGTATCTAGACGCTGCTTCTAGTAAAACTGTAACATTCAGCGGAGCAGAATTGAAGTTAGGGAAAGGAACAGTTGGACTTTATGCGGAAGATGCGGATAAATTTGGGACAGGATTTGCAGCAACTAATTTAAAAGCAGATGTTGGAGAAGGAGCAGCACTTGCATATTTTGGAGCTGTGGGAACAGGTACTATAAGTGGTGGAATATTATCTAATATAACATCATTGAAAATGGGACCTAAATCTACACTTCTATATGGAGATAAAAATTCAACAATAGTGGTTAATGATAATTTTGATATGTCAACATATACAGATATTGATAAAACAGCTCAATTTTTAGTATCTGATCAGGGAACTACTACAATTAATGCTAGTAAAACTATAAAAACTAACTTGAAAACTACAGTTTCAGGATTAAGTGGCGCCAATGTAACAAATAAAGGAACAATTGAAATGGCAGGAACTGATGAATCTGTGGGAATTTACTTAAAAGGTTCAACAGGGACAAATGAAACAAGTGGGAAAATATCTGTTGGAGAAAATCAGTCTATAGGTATTTATGGTATTGAAACTTCTGTATTGACAAACAAAGGAACAATTGAAACTGAAAAGGAAAAATCAGTTGGGATGCTTGGGAATGCGAGTACAATAGACAATGTTTCAAGTGGAACAATTGAAACAAAAGGTGAAAAATCAGCTGGAATTTATGGTACTAACGAATCAACAATTACAAACGAAGGTACAATAACTGCCAAGAAAACTGGATCAGCCGGAATTTATGCAGATGATAGTCAAGTTACAAACAAGACAAGCGGAATTATAGATACTGAAGAAGGAAAATCAGCCGGAATTTATGCTATTTTTAAAAAGGCAAAAAATATTGAAAATTCAGGAACAATAAATGTCGGAACATCATCGTCTCCTGGAACAGAAACTCAAGGAATTGGAATTTATGCAAAATTAGATACAGCAGCAACAGGAAATTTGAAAATAGAAAATAAAGAAGCTATAAATATTAATATACAAAAATCAATTGGGATTTATGCACAAAATGAAACAGGTTCTGATGGAAGAGTTACGGTTGAAAATAGTAAAGATATAAGTTCCATTGCTACTGCTAACGGAGCTATAGGGATAATGGCTAAAAAAGCTAAAGTAACCAATATGGCAAGTACTGGGAAAATAGAACTAGGAGGAAAAACATCAGTTGGAATTTATGGAATAGAAAATTCTGAACTGAAAAATTTTGGAAGTATTTTACTTACCAATACGGCTACAGATTCAGCTTCAGTTGGTATGATGACAGATGGAAAAAAACTTGAAAATGACGGAATTATCACAATGAGTGGTGGAGCTTCAGCAGGAATGATAGGAAAAGACGGAGCAACCATAAAAAATAATGCTGCGGGAACTATTACAATACAAGGTGAGAAATCAGCGGCAATTTATACTGAAAATTCAACGCCATCAAATGCAGGTACGATTAATATTGAAGGTAAAGAATCATCTGGAATATTTGCAAAAAATACTGATAATAAGGACTACACTATCGAAAATACAGGAACAATAAACTTAAAGGGGACTGCAACACCTCCGGGAACTCAGTCAGCTGGAATATATGCCGAAATTGGACCTTCAGCTGGAAAAACTACAGTGTACAATAAAAATAAAATAACTGTGGGGCAGAAAAATTCTGTTGGAATATATATAAAAAACGATGCGGCTAGAGAAAAAGGAGAAGCCATAAATACTGGGACGATTGATCTGGATGTTGAAAGTACAGTTGGAATCTTTGTGAATAAGGCAATTGGAGAAAATAGAAATATAATAAATGTAAAAGATAAGAGTTCAGCTGGAATGTATGGAAGTAACGATTCTGTAATAACA contains:
- the gpmI gene encoding 2,3-bisphosphoglycerate-independent phosphoglycerate mutase, which gives rise to MKKRPVVLIILDGWGMNHHENQVDGVKLAHPINFNNYLKEYPHTELRADGEFVGLPEGQFGNSEVGHTNIGAGRVVYQMLPKISKAIKEGTILENKVLSDIMETTKANGKALHITGLTSDGGVHCHIEHLIGLVDMAKKKGLTEVYVHAIMDGRDTAPESGVEYLAQLQKALDELGVGKIATVVGRYYAMDRDNNWDRVELAYDALTSGEGNLAATADEAIRNSYADGVTDEFVKPVKVGAKDNGLIKDGDGVIFANFRPDRARQLTRTFVDPEFKGFERKVYPKVNFVTMAQYDATFSSPVAYPPETIINGFGEIVSKAGLIQVRTAETEKYAHVTFFFNGGKEEPYPGEIRLLSDSPKVATYDLQPEMSAYKVKERLLEELNTGKVDTVVLNFANPDMVGHTGNVDAVIQACQAVDNCTGQIVRKVLELDGAVLITADHGNADLLVNPETGEPHTAHTVNPVPFIFITNDMKDAKLRTDGKLADITPTMLDLLGLEKPAEMDGSTLIIK